The following DNA comes from Thermococcus piezophilus.
GCTCACTTCATGAGCACGAAGCCGACTATGTTGCCCTCGTAGGTGAGGAAGACCTTAACACCGTTTAGGGTCTCGTAGGCAGCGTAAACGTCCAGCTCGCTGAGGTCGTAGTCACCAACGACCTTGCCAACATAGTCACCGTCGTAGACGAGCTTCTGGATGGTTACTCCGCGGGGGTTGGTGAACTCCTCAACTGAGAGCTGACTCAGATAGTCCTGAACTTCAGCAGGATCGATGCTGACTTCTATCAGGTCAGTCGCTCTAACTCCAAGGCCCATGTACCTGCCCCTATCCTCAGCCATGGCACCGTGGCCATGACCGACCATTTGAGGCTCCATGGCCCTCTCAACATCCGGGTTTGGTCCCGGCACACCCTGGTATGCTGCGACTGTTCCAAACACGAGGCCAAAGAGGCCCAACACCATCAAACCAATTCCCAACCACTTTTTCATGTCATATCACCCCTCCATGTGTAACTTCAATATTACATATATCGGGTTTCTTTATAAAGTTTTCGATGTTGAAAAGCTATAAAACCCCAAACCATAGAAGACTAATGCCGTGAGGAAGGAGTTAATAACAGCAATCCCGCCAGACGAAATAGAGCTCATCCTGAAAAAATCTGGAGCAAAGGTTGAGCTGGTCATTTCGGAGGCAGAATCATTCCACGGCATGCCGAGGTACAGAGTGCTTCTGGAAGGGACAGACGAAGAGATAGAAAAGTTCATGGATGTCCTCAGACTGGCAAGGGCCGGCGGTTAGCCCACCAAGGCGTTCTTGAATCCAAATTCTCTCACGAGCCGTGCGGCTTTAATCATCTCTTCGTCCTTAAGAGTCCGGCTGATCTCTGGATGTTTCCCTGCTTCGTATTCTGGCCGGTACTGGAACATCACGTTTATTCTAACATCCTCTCCAAGGTTCTCGGCTATCCACGTTAGTATCTGCCCTGTGCAGCAGTCGAGGTGACCAGGAATAACGAGATGCCTTATCAGGAACTCGGCTTTGTAATGCCTTTTGCCAAGGAGGAAGTTTCTGGTAACAACCTCCCAGTAGCGGGGTGCCCGCGAATACTTCAGGGCGCATTTATCATTTTCCCACCCGAAGTCGGCTAAGTAAACATCGACAACCCCATCGAGAAGCTTCATCGCCTCTTCGCTCATGTACATGTTGGAGTTCCAGACGACAGGAACCGGAACTTTAACTTGCCTAGGGTCTCGATGATGAAGGAAAGGTTTGAAGTCGGCTCACCGCCGACGAAGTTCACGTTCTTTGCTCCCCGTGCGAAGGCCACGGTTATCTTTTCTGCCATCTCATTCGGTGAATATTCAACCCCAGCCCGAAACTGACTGATGTCCCAGTTCTGACAGAAGACGCACCAGAAGTTGCAGCCGCTGAACAAGATCGTGTAAGAGGGAACCAGCTCCGGCTCCTCGCCGTAGTGGAGGAAATCACTCGCAACGAGGCTCTCCTTCACCCTGCAGTAGCCGATTTCCTTTTTTTTCTGTTCGTTCGGCACTTGAACTCGCAGAGCTCGCAGCTCTTGAGGATCTTATAATCTATAACCGCTTTGAGGTCGAGGAGGCTCTTCTCCGGGCTTTCGCTGAGGTCGTTCCCCCAATCCACCCATAGCCTCTTTGTGGATCTCCCACAGCTCTTCTAATGGCGCATCTTCGTCAAATTCCACTTCCACCCGCTTTGATAGAAAGAAGTTCGGCACTTCGTCTCCCCTGAGAACCGCGAAGTAGTGGTGCATTGCTTTTATGGTCCCTTCAATTTCCCTAATCTCTATCCGCCTGAACCACATGCCATCTAAGAAGTTCTCATGGTTAAAACACTTGTCGGTTACTTTTCTAAGGCTGCCCTCAGATTGAGGAGGCACTCATCGCAGTAGCCCGGGATCCGCGAGTCCCACTCCTCTATGTTGGCCGGGGGATGCATGACGCACTGGTTGCTGCAGTGCTCAAGGCCAAAGCTGTGCCCGACTTCGTGGAGGATACCCTTGAGGAGCCTGCTTTTGAACGTCTCAAGCTTCATCCTGCGCTCATGGGCGGAATCGTCGGGGGCTATGGGGACCTCGAAGGGCTTCATCGACAGTATCATAATCCTGAGACCTGTGATGACCTCGTGAATGCCCAGAAACTTCTCGTAGAAGTCGAAGTAGGGATTCCTAGAAACGAGCGGGAATGTGGTGAGGGCAAATATCTTGTTCATCTTGACGTCCCCTTTCTCATTGATTTCCTGAAGCAGTCTGGAGTAGAGAACCTCAACGAGGGCCTCAAGCGGATAGACCCTTATCCTGCCCTCAGGGGTGTTGAGGTTTATCAGGTAACCCGGCTCCAGCTCAAGTTTTCCTATGTAGAGGAACCTCACGGGAATCTCATTCTGCTGGAAGAAGCGGTTCGTATCGTCGAAAACGTTGAATAGAACATCGGTTATTATTTCTTTGTCCACGAAGTTCCCGACATAGGTGAACGCTATAAACTCCATGATTTCACCACAAATTAAAGGCCGCTCTAAAGTTATTAAATTTTTAGGTGATTGAACCACAAACGTTTTTAACCGCCATTCGAAGGGTTTCTGGCGATGGCGTCCGCCCGGGCTTCGAGCCGAACCGCCCGTTTTGGGCTGATGACGCCTGTTCCCTGCCAGAGATAGCGGGAGGCGGTAGAATGGGCTCGAAGCTGAGTGAGATTGGCAGGTTTATTAACGCTGATGCGCTCATCCGCTACGTTGAGGATAGGCGCCACGAGGACGGCGGCTACTGCTTCGTGAGCGTTTTGAATGAGACCAATATTAACGACACGTACTACGCGGTAAAGATTTACGACCCGCTCGGGCTCGAAATTCCTGAGAGGGAGAAGACAGTGGAGTTCCTTTACACTTCCGCTCAGATGCAGACCGCGGTGGTGGCCGTTGCAATGGCCATCGAGGCACTGTCATTACTGGGAGCGAGAGACCTGGCAAGAGAAAAGCTGGATCTGCTCTTCTCCAAATACAACCCGCTAGAAGGGAAGTTCGCCGTCGGCCTCGGAGGAAGTGAGGAGTTCGGAACTGCCACACCCCTGGAGGCTACCTACTGGGCCATGAGGGCGCTGGCGGCCGTGGGTTACCGTATGGACGGCGAGACTAAAGAAAGGATACGCGAGTTCGTAATGGGGTTCCGCGAGGGAGACGGCTTCGGGGTGAAGGGGGCCACCACAACCATGACTTACCAAGCCCTCTTCACCCTCAAAGGCCTTGGCTATGCCGTCCAAGACACTACCCACTTCTACAGATGCGAGGTCTACGGTGGCTTTACCGAGGTGCCCTACTCGCTGCCCCCCTACCTAGAGCCGACGTTCTATGCTATAAGAGGTCTCAGTCTGCTAGACAAGAGGGCGCGCTATGTAGAGGACCATATCAGGTTCATCCGGGCACTGCAGAACCCCAACGGAGGCTTCAGGCGCTCGCTGGAGATGGGTATATCTAACTTCCAGAACACTTACAGAGCCGTGAAAGCCCTCGACGAACTCCTGAAGTGGTACTGATGGATATCGTGGGAATATACCTCAGGGAGGCTATGAAGGAGGGCTGCCCAATCTGCAGGATACTCAGGGAGTACGAGGAGTCTGAAATCGATACAATACTCTACGAGCACGTGAACGACCCCGCTGTTAGGACCAAGTTCAAGGAGAGCCTTGGCCTCTGCACCTACCACGCCTGGAAGACCCTCAAAAAGGCCTACTCGAACCCGCTGCTCGGCCCGCTGGGAGTGGCGATAATCTACGAGCACATGCTTTCAACGTACATCAAAACCCTCGAAAGCCGGGAAAAAGTTAAGGAAGGCGAGTGCTTCCTGTGCCTTCTCGTGGAGGAGAAGGAAAAGGACACGGTGGAGGCTATCGCGGAGAGAATTGAGGAGCTCCTGCCCGTTTACGAGTCATCGGAGGCAATCCTCTGCAAAAGGCACTACGAGATGATAGGCTCAATCCTCAGGGAGAAAAATCCCCAGAGTGCGGAGAGGCTCAGAAAAGTCCAGCTGGAGAAGCTGAAGAAGCTCAGGGAAAAAATGAACTCTCTCATAGACAAATTCGACTATAGAGCAACCGAAAGGCCCACAAAAGAAGAGGTCTCATCACTTCCACGGGTTATAGAGGCGCTTAAAGGGCTCAAAAACGGAGCAACCTTAAGGAAGAAGGAGCGAAAAAGGCGGGTGAGGAGCGTTTTGCTATGGAGATAGAAGTAAGTTCCGAGGAGCTGGCTGAGATACGGAGGAACCGGCGGGAGATAGTGATGCGCTTCAAAGACCTGGAAGGGCTTGAGAAAACCCTAAAAGCCCTCAAGTTGCAGTTCCTCCTGGAGCAGAGGGCCAGGCTGGAGAAGAGGCTCAACGAGATGAGGAGAAACTATTGCGAGCTGCTTGAGTTTGAGGATAAGGCAAAGAGGGATAAGGAGTTTTTGATGGTCTTTAGGAAGGAACTCAGCGAGGAGAACAAAAGTCTTAGAAAAGAGCTGGAGGAAAAGAGGGATGAAAATAACCGTTAAGCCGCGGAGGGGCTGGCGGAGGGTTACTTTCAGGATTCCAGATGAGACCCTCAAAAGGATAGAGGAACTGTGCGAGCGCTACGGCTTCAGGCCGGAGGAGGCCATAAGGATAATACTCCTCCAGGGCTATGTGAATGATGGAGTCGACGCCGACGAGGAGGCCTTTGAAAAGCTTGAGAAGGATATAGATGCTCTTGAAAAGGAGCTGTACGAGCTTGAAGGGAAGTGGTCGCCCCTGAAGTTCCGCTCCTATTATATAGCGCTCGACAACCAGAACCTCGGAATCCAGCTCTCCGGAATGATGGCGGAGAACAAGAGGCTGAGAAAGTTACTCGGGAAGGAGGGGAGAGACTTCTCGGAAGTTGAGGAGCTGATTCACTACTACATGGCCTTTGGGGACAAGGATTAAAAGAGACCCTGCACATGGTTCGGCGGTGATGGAATGAACGGCAGGATAGCGGTGGCGATAGCACTCGGCGGTGCCCTTGGAGCGCTGGCGCGCTTTTACATCTCGGGAATAATGCCTGTTTACAGGGACCTCCCCGTTGGAACTCTGCTCGTCAACAGCATAGCCAGCTTCATACTCGGTTACCTCTACGGCCTCCTCTTCTGGGGAATTGACGTTCCGGCAGACTGGAGGACCTTCTTCGGAACGGGCTTCTGCGGTGGCCTGAGCACTTTTTCAACCTTCTCCTATGAGACATTCTCGCTCATGAGGGAGAAGGAATACCTTTTAGCTCTCCTGAACGTCTCGGCAAACGTTATAATCACGATTGCATTAGTCTTTGCAGGCTTTGTCCTTTCCAGGAGGTGATAGAATGGTCGAGGTTGAGCACTGGAACACGCTCCGCCTCAGGATTTACATAGGGGAAAACGACCGCTGGGACGGGAAGCCCCTCTACAAAGCGATAGTTGGAAAGCTCCGCGAGATGGGCATCGCTGGTGCTACTGTTTATCGTGGACTCTACGGCTTCGGGAAGAAGAGCAAAATTCACTCCACCGATGTAATGAGGCTCTCCACGGATTTACCCATCATTGTCGAGGCCGTGGACAGGGGCTACAAGATAGAGAAAGCAATCTGCGAGATAAAGCCGATGATAAAGGACGGCATGATAACGGTCGAGCCAACTATCGTGGTCTGGGTCGGAACCGCGGAGGAAGTCAAGAAGTTCAAGGAAGATGCAATTAGGGAGGAATAGCTTTGATTCTTAAAACAAAAATTATTAAAACTCATTTTTGCACTATCCACGGGCACCTGGTACGATGTGGGACATCTATAATACAATTGAACTCTTGGCAGAGGCAGCGTGCTTTTTGGTGCTGAAGG
Coding sequences within:
- the crcB gene encoding fluoride efflux transporter CrcB, with the translated sequence MNGRIAVAIALGGALGALARFYISGIMPVYRDLPVGTLLVNSIASFILGYLYGLLFWGIDVPADWRTFFGTGFCGGLSTFSTFSYETFSLMREKEYLLALLNVSANVIITIALVFAGFVLSRR
- a CDS encoding prenyltransferase/squalene oxidase repeat-containing protein, whose amino-acid sequence is MGSKLSEIGRFINADALIRYVEDRRHEDGGYCFVSVLNETNINDTYYAVKIYDPLGLEIPEREKTVEFLYTSAQMQTAVVAVAMAIEALSLLGARDLAREKLDLLFSKYNPLEGKFAVGLGGSEEFGTATPLEATYWAMRALAAVGYRMDGETKERIREFVMGFREGDGFGVKGATTTMTYQALFTLKGLGYAVQDTTHFYRCEVYGGFTEVPYSLPPYLEPTFYAIRGLSLLDKRARYVEDHIRFIRALQNPNGGFRRSLEMGISNFQNTYRAVKALDELLKWY
- a CDS encoding peptidase M54; translation: MEFIAFTYVGNFVDKEIITDVLFNVFDDTNRFFQQNEIPVRFLYIGKLELEPGYLINLNTPEGRIRVYPLEALVEVLYSRLLQEINEKGDVKMNKIFALTTFPLVSRNPYFDFYEKFLGIHEVITGLRIMILSMKPFEVPIAPDDSAHERRMKLETFKSRLLKGILHEVGHSFGLEHCSNQCVMHPPANIEEWDSRIPGYCDECLLNLRAALEK
- a CDS encoding DUF6062 family protein, with translation MDIVGIYLREAMKEGCPICRILREYEESEIDTILYEHVNDPAVRTKFKESLGLCTYHAWKTLKKAYSNPLLGPLGVAIIYEHMLSTYIKTLESREKVKEGECFLCLLVEEKEKDTVEAIAERIEELLPVYESSEAILCKRHYEMIGSILREKNPQSAERLRKVQLEKLKKLREKMNSLIDKFDYRATERPTKEEVSSLPRVIEALKGLKNGATLRKKERKRRVRSVLLWR
- a CDS encoding DUF190 domain-containing protein: MVEVEHWNTLRLRIYIGENDRWDGKPLYKAIVGKLREMGIAGATVYRGLYGFGKKSKIHSTDVMRLSTDLPIIVEAVDRGYKIEKAICEIKPMIKDGMITVEPTIVVWVGTAEEVKKFKEDAIREE
- a CDS encoding TIGR04140 family protein, producing the protein MRKELITAIPPDEIELILKKSGAKVELVISEAESFHGMPRYRVLLEGTDEEIEKFMDVLRLARAGG